The nucleotide sequence ATTCTCCTCCTAAATAGTCCATAAAAGACTTCGCCATGTTCTCATAACGATCGGACTTTTCACTGCCAACTGCCTCTACACTCTCTTCCTCATCCTCTCGGCCAGGTGTTTTTAAATTTAACGTCTTAATTAAAAACGTAAACACAACAAAATAAATGATTCCATAAACAACTCCGACACCAAGAAGTAAGAGTGGCTTTGTTGCAATGCCGAAATTCAAGAAAAAGTCAATGGCACCTGCTGAGAAGCTAAATCCATGACGAATTTCTAACATATAGGCGATAGCCATTGAACTACCAGTTAAGAGTGCATGCACTACGTATAACACGGGTGATAAAAACATAAACGAAAATTCAATTGGCTCTGTAATCCCAGTTAAAAAAGAAGTTAAAGCTAAGCTTAAGAGCATTCCAGTTACTTGCGCTCGTTTCTCTTTTTTCGCTGTTACAATCATGGCGAGCGTCGCCGCAGGTAACCCAAACATCATGATTGGGAAAAATCCAGCTTGGAATATACCAGCGGATGGATCTCCTGCAAAGAAACGACTAATATCTCCCGTTGCTCCATTGTATTCCCCAAACACAAACCATAAAAACGTGTTAAGGACATGGTGCAACCCAATTGGAATTAACAATCGATTTAAAAAGCCAAATACTCCGACTCCAAATGCCCCTGCTCCAATAATCCATTCTCCAAGTCCATTAATTCCTGCTTGAATCGGTGGCCAGACGTACCCGAATAATCCGGCTAACAACACCATCGTAGCAGCTGTAACAATCGGTACAAATCGGCGACCTGAAAAGAACCCGAGCCAATCAGGTAGCTTTAAATCATGAAATCGATTGTACAATAATCCCGCGATAACACCTGCTAATATTCCACCTAAAACAGACATATTAATCGTGTCATCAATTGCTTTCGTTCCTTCTGTTAATACGAAGTACCCAATCGCCCCTGCAAGCCCTGCTGCTCCATTGCTATCTTTTGAAAATCCAATCGCAACACCAATCGCAAAAATAAGGGCAAGATTGGCGAATACAGCATTTCCCGCAGCTGCGATAAATGGAATGTTTAATAAATCCGGCTGACCTAAACGCAATAACAACCCCGCCGCAGGTAATACAGCAATGGGAAGCATTAACGCTTTTCCTATCCTTTGTAAAAAGGCTAACATCAAGAATCCCCCTTTTCCCACTTTTGAAAGCGGTTCATTTTTCTTGTAATCAAATCTTAACACCAAATTAATATAGTTGTCTATACCATTTTATTATTTATACCTCAAATAATAACTAAATTTACGGTTAAGTGGTATAGACATCTATAATTAATAAGTGGTACACTAAACGTAGAAAGAAATAAAGGAGAATTCACAAATGGAGAAGATTGCATTACTTCACGCCACCATTTACGGAGAAAAAGACGTTATAGAAAACGGATTTCTCTCTATTCGAAACGGACAAATCGAGCATATAGGGGAATATGATTCGCCCCTCCCCTTTCAACACGGTAAGATCGTCCATCTTCCTTCTACTTATAAAGTTATCCCTGGAAGAATTGATGTTCATATACATGGGGCAAACGGCGCCGATGTAATGGATGCGACGCATGATGCGCTAGAAACGATGGCCACTTCCCTTCCAAAAGAGGGAACAACTAGTTTCCTAGCGACTACGATGACGCAATCAACAAAAGCGATCGAGGACGCCGTTAGCAACGTCGCTTCATATATCAAAAAGAAAAAAAACGTTCCACAAGCGGACATCCTCGGCATTCATTTAGAAGGTCCTTTTTTAAATCCAGAGAAGACCGGGGCACAACCTTCCGAACATTTACTCGACCCTTCCCT is from Bacillus kexueae and encodes:
- the nagE gene encoding N-acetylglucosamine-specific PTS transporter subunit IIBC — encoded protein: MLAFLQRIGKALMLPIAVLPAAGLLLRLGQPDLLNIPFIAAAGNAVFANLALIFAIGVAIGFSKDSNGAAGLAGAIGYFVLTEGTKAIDDTINMSVLGGILAGVIAGLLYNRFHDLKLPDWLGFFSGRRFVPIVTAATMVLLAGLFGYVWPPIQAGINGLGEWIIGAGAFGVGVFGFLNRLLIPIGLHHVLNTFLWFVFGEYNGATGDISRFFAGDPSAGIFQAGFFPIMMFGLPAATLAMIVTAKKEKRAQVTGMLLSLALTSFLTGITEPIEFSFMFLSPVLYVVHALLTGSSMAIAYMLEIRHGFSFSAGAIDFFLNFGIATKPLLLLGVGVVYGIIYFVVFTFLIKTLNLKTPGREDEEESVEAVGSEKSDRYENMAKSFMDYLGGESNIISIENCTTRLRLQVKEMSKVNEAALKQSGAKGVIKVNQTNVQVIVGTDVEFVADKMRKLKL